A genomic window from Salvelinus namaycush isolate Seneca unplaced genomic scaffold, SaNama_1.0 Scaffold649, whole genome shotgun sequence includes:
- the LOC120042254 gene encoding uncharacterized protein LOC120042254, which yields MFTLLVLVLLVTPSKGCGLNNNCCKCPPGTRLGDSGTCEDPQCTPCKSDEYMTSYNRERICRLQPYCDPNLNFETRAYYDLTKRHTCRCKDGFHCSDFCILCIPHTTCKEGFVPISLGNNTHDVLCEPIPAQPTTFNPGVLLGVIAVLAVVVVVIAIYRKKVRIQCPDVVQMVRGLNDLTVRNAQPVAAVDDKEGLQTDRATPHVSELRDANQQGPRVIQCICTIPKKVCLITFMVITLTLGLSFGLVIVVDWGLAAYCDTSVSVYTFPLGHSITSHGLGQLEAIHMSSFLNRCKRQNEFTVPGTVRFNKAIKCVRTTNYHKKGNSGKHSRRDNDGSSDSISGHLGASGSLVGITASAEASFSKTDAVETMVQKTVSTSNNVAISLTTYHCEVGSVMVSSYTPSSALKKDMDTLNKDPHSNIDEFLREWGYAFVSSITVGGYYSSFNIFSTCNKDAIEGPGLCHRAL from the coding sequence ATGTTTACATTACTGGTGCTGGTGCTTCTTGTTACCCCGAGCAAAGGCTGTGGATTGAACAACAATTGTTGCAAGTGTCCACCTGGGACCAGGTTGGGTGACAGCGGAACCTGTGAAGATCCCCAGTGTACACCTTGTAAGAGTGACGAATATATGACATCGTACAACCGGGAAAGAATATGTCGTCTACAACCATACTGTGATCCCAACCTAAACTTTGAAACACGAGCTTATTATGATCTGACTAAGAGACACACCTGTAGGTGTAAAGACGGATTCCATTGTTCTGATTTCTGTATTCTATGTATTCCCCATACCACATGCAAAGAAGGCTTTGTCCCTATCTCCCTGGGTAATAACACTCACGATGTTCTGTGTGAGCCTATACCGGCTCAACCAACTACTTTTAACCCGGGTGTATTACTTGGCGTGATTGCTGTCTTGGCTGTGGTCGTGGTAGTAATTGCGATCTACAGAAAGAAGGTTCGGATTCAATGTCCAGATGTAGTTCAAATGGTACGAGGTCTTAATGATCTTACGGTCCGGAACGCACAACCAGTCGCTGCTGTTGATGACAAAGAAGGACTCCAGACAGACCGGGCTACACCACACGTGTCCGAACTGAGAGATGCTAACCAACAGGGACCTCGTGTAATTCAGTGTATTTGTACTATACCAAAGAAAGTATGCCTCATCACATTCATGGTCATAACCTTGACTTTGGGACTGAGCTTTGGACTCGTTATCGTGGTGGACTGGGGCTTGGCAGCTTACTGTGACACTTCGGTTTCTGTCTACACTTTCCCCTTAGGTCATTCCATAACATCCCATGGCCTTGGACAGTTGGAGGCTATACACATGTCCAGTTTTTTGAACAGATGCAAACGGCAAAATGAGTTCACTGTACCCGGAACTGTGAGGTTCAACAAGGCTATCAAGTGCGTCAGGACAACCAATTACCATAAAAAAGGCAATTCTGGCAAACACTCACGAAGGGACAATGATGGCTCAAGCGATTCCATTTCGGGACACCTGGGAGCGTCCGGATCTTTAGTCGGCATAACCGCTTCGGCAGAAGCGTCTTTCAGCAAAACCGATGCGGTGGAAACCATGGTACAGAAAACCGTGTCGACCAGCAACAACGTAGCCATCTCTCTTACCACTTACCATTGTGAAGTGGGTTCTGTGATGGTTTCCTCATACACGCCTAGTAGCGCCTTGAAAAAGGACATGGACACACTGAACAAAGACCCTCACAGCAATATAGATGAATTCCTACGAGAGTGGGGCTACGCATTTGTGAGCTCTATTACAGTGGGTGGATATTACAGTTCATTCAATATCTTCTCAACATGTAACAAAGACGCTATAGAAGGTCCTGGACTCTGCCACAGAGCTCTGTAA